A part of Ziziphus jujuba cultivar Dongzao chromosome 8, ASM3175591v1 genomic DNA contains:
- the LOC107413882 gene encoding probable protein phosphatase 2C 25, translated as MPCAVAVPNSPIFSPSSIFYKSPAASSSSSPSCSSPRIHVHGSSRTTARSSSSSSSSSSSAKTSSSPSSPLQSSMSPLTSRFQRQITALNNNSNSKIDPLDMGLGSGSSAVLKRKRPARIDIPISSSLSFKIDSPKCVERVDFMEVEGDGYSVYCKRGRRGAIEDRYSAFVDLQAESTQAFFGVFDGHGGPIAAEFAANNMHKNIKDQLTKGSEERIEEAIKDGYMTTDAHFLKEGVSGGACCVTALIQNHNLVVSNAGDCRAVISRGGAAEALTSDHRPSRKDEKDRIEALGGYVDYCHGVWRIQGSLAVSRGIGDRHLKEWVIAEPETKILRIKPDCEFLILGSDGLWDKVSNQEAVDLVRPLCVDVDKPDPFSACKQLADLSFRRGSTDDISVMIIQLGHFV; from the exons ATGCCTTGCGCAGTTGCAGTGCCAAATTCTCCGATATTTTCACCGTCGTCAATCTTTTACAAATCTCcagctgcttcttcttcttcgtctccgTCTTGCTCTTCTCCTAGAATCCATGTCCATGGCTCTTCACGAACCACTGCTcgatcatcttcttcttcttcttcttcttcttcatcggcaaaaacatcatcatcaccatcatcgcCTTTACAATCATCGATGTCGCCGTTAACGTCTCGGTTTCAGAGACAAATTACAGCGTTAAACAACAACAGCAATTCCAAGATCGATCCTTTGGATATGGGTTTGGGTTCCGGGTCGAGTGCAGTCCTGAAGAGGAAAAGGCCCGCGAGGATTGATATCCCGATTTCTTCGTCGTTGAGTTTTAAGATTGATTCGCCTAAGTGTGTAGAGAGAGTGGACTTCATGGAAGTTGAAGGGGACGGATACTCGGTTTATTGTAAAAGAGGAAGGAGAGGTGCTATTGAGGATCGGTACTCTGCCTTTGTTGATCTTCAAGCAGAGTCTACACag GCATTTTTCGGTGTTTTTGATGGGCACGGCGGGCCGATAGCTGCTGAATTTGCTGCCAATAACATGCATAAGAACATAAAGGATCAGTTGAcaaaaggaagtgaagagagaaTTGAAGAAGCTATCAAAGATGGCTATATGACCACGGATGCTCATTTTTTAAAAGAGGGTGTCAGCGGTGGTGCATGCTGTGTCACTGCATTGATTCAAAACCATAATCTAGTGGTCTCGAACGCCGGCGACTGTCGTGCAGTCATCAGCCGAGGAGGAGCTGCTGAGGCCCTTACATCAGATCACAGGCCTTCAAGAAAAGATGAGAAGGACAGAATTGAAGCCCTG GGTGGGTATGTGGATTATTGCCATGGTGTTTGGCGAATCCAAGGATCTCTAGCTGTGTCAAGAGGAATCGGAGATCGACATCTTAAAGAATGGGTGATAGCTGAACCAGAGACCAAAATCTTAAGAATTAAGCCTGATTGCGAGTTCTTGATCTTAGGCTCGGATGGTCTTTGGGACAAG GTTAGCAATCAAGAGGCAGTAGATTTAGTTCGCCCTCTATGCGTGGATGTAGATAAGCCAGATCCGTTTTCAGCTTGCAAACAACTTGCTGACCTCTCATTCAGAAGGGGGTCCACTGATGATATAAGTGTTATGATAATCCAATTAGGTCATTTTGTTTGA